In the genome of Nycticebus coucang isolate mNycCou1 chromosome 12, mNycCou1.pri, whole genome shotgun sequence, the window attgcctcacctcccgagtacctgggactacaggcatttgccataacacctggctatttttttagaaacagggtcttgctttaactcaggcaagccacccaccttggcctcccagagtgctgggattataggagtgagccaccacacctggcctaacaatttttttttaattagccaggcatggtggcatgtgcctgtagtcccggctactccgGAGCCTGagataggaagattgcttgaggttatATACAATgatctatgatcatgccactgattccagcctgggcaacaaagtgagactttgtctctctttaaaaaataaatacattaataaggAAGATAAAAGAGATATGGAAGGGAGGGTGAAAGCTATTTATATAGGGTGGTCAGAAAAGCCTCTAAAGAGACAGTTTTTGAAACGAGGTCTAAGTGAAATGCAACAGTAAGCCAAGACAAGCCCTgggcactgggattataggtgcgagctaTCTCACCTAGCTCCCCACCTCACATtgggagattttattttatttatttatttatttattgagacaagagtctcactatgttgccctgggtagagtgctgtggcgtcacagcttacagcaacctcaaactcttgggcttaagtgattgtcttgcctaagcttcccaagtagctcagactacaggtacccgccacaatgtccggctatttttctgttgcagttgtcattgttgcttggcccaggctgagtttgaacccgccagcctcagtgtatgtggctggcactataaccactgtgctacaggcaccgccatCAGTGGGAGATTTTAAGTAGCATGATCTgatctacattttaaaagattggtTTAGCTACTGTGTGGAGAGTAGACTGTGGCCAGGCCGAACTGGAATCAAGGACACCAGCTAGGGCTCAGCGCTCCCTTTtgacacatagtgagactctgtgtcaaaaaaaaaaaaaaaattaatcaatccAACTAAAGGAAGATTCTGAGCTGGAACTGAAATCATTCCTTCTTAGAGCCTCTACTAAAATCCCTACCACTCTACAAACTACCACTTACAAAGGATCAGTACTGGGATATATATTTGTTAATTCCTAAAAATCAATGGGGAGATGACAAATAACCCAATAACAAATGGGCAAAGATATACATGACTAGGAATTTCACAGAAGAGAGAacatgaatggccaataaacatatgaaaaaatactcaacttcattaataatcaaagaaatataaattcaaaCCACTCTGCAATTTCATTTTATACCCACTAGATTAACTAAACACCTATTTAGTATCAATCTTTGGCAAGGATAGAGTAGCAACCAAAACTCTTATTTCCTTTGATGGTTTATAAGTATTAGAAAATAGAGATTAACTAGAAAAGTTGAagctggccaggcacggtggctaacacctataatcctagcactctgggaggccgaagtgggtggattgcctgagctcaggagttcaagaccagcctgagaaagaaccagatccccatctctaaaacatagctgggcattgtgatgggagttgtagtcccagctacttgggaggctgaggcaagaggatcacttgagcccaagaatttatggttactgtgagcagtgacaccacggcactctaccaaaggtgacaaagtgagactctgtctcaaaaaaaaaaaaaaaaagggcagcgcctgtggctcaaggagtagggcgccagtcccatatgccagaggtggcgggttcaaacctagccctggccaaaatcaaaaaaaagagagagagagaaggataacgtctaaaagaaaagaatgcaaagggcagcacctgtggctcgggtTACACATCTTTCTGGAATGACTGCATATCATCAGGCCTGAGAGGGGGCATCCTGATAGAGTTGGCCATGCGGAGTAGAATCTATCTGGAACCCCCCACCATGCGTAAGAAGCGACTGCTAGACAGAAAGGTACTGCTAAAGTCAGACATCCCAACTGGTGACGTTTTACTGGATGAAACTCTCAAACACATCAAAGCAACTGAACCCACAGAAACTGTCCAAACATGGATAGAGCTACTCACTGGTGAGACCTGGAACCCCTTCAAATTACAGTATCAGCTAAGAAATGTACGAGAGCGAATTGCAAAGAACCTGGTAGAGAAGGGTATTCTAACCACTGAGAAGCAGAATTTCCTGCTATTTGACATGACTACTCATCCAGTGACCAATATAACAGAGAAACAGCGACTAGTGAAGAAACTTCAAGACAGTGTACTAGAGCGGTGGGTAAATGACCCTCAGCGTATGGACAAGCGAACACTAGCACTCCTGGTGCTAGCCCACTCCTCTGACGTGTTAGAGAATGTCTTCTCCTCTCTGACAGATGACAAGTATGATGTGGCAATGAATCGAGCCAAGGACCTAGTAGAACTGGACCCTGAGGTGGAGGGGATAAAGCACAGTGCCACAGAGATGATCTGGGCTGTGCTGGCAGCCTTCAATAAATCCTAAAGCCAGCAGGTGggtttctccttttctcccctgCTGGCTAGAGACTGTCAGAGACCCCATCACTGAGTTTTGTATGATGAgatattttcatccttttttctctTGAATCAGGCTTATGATTTGGGGAACACAACTTCAGGGCTTCTTTCCCATTGACCTTTAAATCAAGCAGActtgatttcttcctttatttccacCCCACATAGGTGAATAAACTGGGTGAACCCACACACATCCAATAAACATattctcccaaaaaaaaaaaaaaaaaaaaaaaaagagagagagagagagagagagaagttgaaGCTATTAATATCTTATAATCCAGCAGttccattttatacatatacCCTAAAAAAATTCTTAGCCATGTATACCAAGAGACATGTTCAGCAATATTCAAAGCAGaatttataacagaaaaatcTAGAAACAAACCTAACTACTCATTGGCAATAAAATTAGTGATCAAATTGGTGGGTTATTATACatcaatgaaaatgaataaactacaGCTACCTACAGCAATAGGAACGAATCTTAGAAACAAAATGTTGAATGATAAAAAAGTCAAAGAAGTCTTGACTTTTTTAAACAGCATTACCTCCCTCTCAGAATGGTTTAAAATAGGAGAAAGGACAAAATAAATCATCATAggtaaaaatgtgaagaaaaaccaggagatgattgataaacataaaatttaggAGTTCCATAGGAAAGAAATATGTGGAGTCCTTCGgtatttggggttttttatttgttcGTTCGTTTGtttcaagagacagagtctcactttattgctctcagtagagtgccgtggtgtcacagttcacaggtcacagcaacctccaactcctgggcttcggcgattctcttgcctcagactcccaagtagctgggactacaggcgcccaccatgatgcctggctattttttggttgtagtttggccagggctgggtttgaacctaccacccttggtatatggggccggcgccctacccactgagccacaggcgccacccttatttctttgttttaattttagacacagagtctccctctgctaCCCACACtatagagttcagtggcatcatcatagctcactaaaacctcaaactctgggctcagataatgctcttacctcagcctcgCAAACAGCTGGGAATAAGCACACAGCACCATACCAggctgactttaaaaaaatttttttagggcggcgcctgtggctcaatgagtagggcactggccccatatgccgagggtggcgggttcaaacccagcctcggccaaactgcaacagaaaaacagccgggcgttgtggcgagcgcctgtagtcccagctgctcgggaggctgaggcaagagaatcacgtaagcccaagagttagaggttgctgtgagccgtgtgacgcctcagcactctacccgagggcagtacagtgagactctgtctctataaaaaaaaattttttttttagagagccaggtgtagtggctcacacctttactctgggaggccggggtgggtggattacttgagctcatgagttcaagaccagcctgagcaaaagcaagatctcatctctaaaaatagctgggcactgtggcgggcacctgtaatcaggagactgaggcaagagaatcaattgagcccaaaagtttgaggctactgtgagctatgatgtcatagcactctactgagagagacaaagtaagactctgtctccaccaaaaatatatatatatatttttagagacagggtcttgctatattgcccacgctggtcttaaattcctggcctcacttgaacctccttccttggcctaccaaagtgctgagattactggTGCGatgcactgtgcctggcctttcaGTAGTATTGGTAATGTTTCCCCTCCCCCACATTGGTAATGTTTTAAATTGGGGGGTGTGGGCTGGGGGCGGTGGCTTACACCCTTAATCCTCtcacttgggaggtcaaggtgggtggattgcctgagctcacaagttcgagaccagcctgagccaaacaAGACTTcatagctgtgagctgtgatgccacagcactctaccgagggtgacataatggaactctatctcaaaaaaataaataaatatctgttgaataaatgaatatttattattattttttttttttgtagagacagagtctcactttatggccctcggtagagtgccgtggcctcacacagctcacagcaacctccaactcctgggcttaagcgattctcttgcctcagcctcccaagtagctgggactacaggcgcctgccacaacgcccggctattttttggttgcagtttggccggggccgagtttgaacccgccaccctcggtatatggggccggcgccttaccaactgagccacaggcactgcccataaatgaatatttattacttGTACTTTTTTTTGCCTTACACACATTCTTTTATATGattcaaatatttcataaatttatttatttatttatttatttttagagacagagtctcactttgttgccttcggtagtgtgctgtggcatttcagcttacagcaacctccagattttgggcttaggcaattcttttgcctcagcctcctgagtagctgggatacaggcacccaccgcaaagcccggctatttttttgttgcagtttggcaggggccaggttcaaacccgccaccctcagtatatggggccagcaccctacccactgagcacggGCACtgcccaaatatttcataattttttaaaagaaaagaaaaaacctactTTAATCATAGTGCCCccaatgatttatattttttttgggggggggattgtCTCAGTCAcccagtcaccctgggtagagtgctgtggcatcttagctcactgcaacctcaaacctgggctcaagcaagtctcttgcctcagcctcccaagtagctgggactacaggcacccgccacaatgcccagctattttttttagagatgaggtctcgctctggctcagactggtctccacctgccttggcctcctagagtgctgggattacaggtgtgagccaccgtgcctggctcccCAACGTTTTCTTGAGTAATACCCTTAAAGCACAAGTaatcaaagcaaaattggacaaatgggatcacatcaaactaaaaaacttctgcacagcaaaagaaacgatcaacaaagggaagagacaacccacagaaagGGAGACAATACTGCAAACTACTCGTCTGCAAAGGGATTAATAATTAgaatatagggtggcacctgtggatcaaggagtagggcgctggccccatataacaggggatggtgagttcaagcccagccccagccaaaactgaaaaaaaaattattattggggcagcgcctgcggcaaaggagtagggcgctggccccatataccggaggtggcaggttcaaacccggccccggccaaaacctgcaaaaaaaaataataataataatagggcggcacccgtggctcagtgggtagggtgctggccccatataccaagggtggcgggttcaaacccaaccccggccaaactgcaaccaaaaagtagctgggcgttgtggcaggcacctgtagtcccagctactcgggaggctgaggcaggagaatcacttaagcccaggagttgaaagttgctgtgagctgtgtgaagccatggcactctacccagggtgataaagtgagactctgtctcaaaaaaaaaaaaaaataaataaataaataataattagaatatataaggagctccaacaactcaatagaaaaaaatcagtccagtgaaaacatgggcaaaggatttgaatagacatttgtcAAAAGACAACATATAAATGTCAAgcaggtatataaaaaaaaatcgtGACATCTTtcgtcatcagagaaatgcaaatcaaaactacaaagaaatattatctcaccccagtcagaatggctttatatatatatatatatatatataatggcttttataagaaaaaaaacaggcaatTGCAAATGCTGTTTGAGGGTATGAAGAAAGAGGAACCCTCagatactgttggtgggaattacGTGAGCAGAACCACTATGAAGAACagtatagaggttcctcaaaaaactaaaaatggaacaaccatatgacccagtaatctaactgctgggtatatatccaaattTAGGAAATCAGTATATGAAAAAGATAtatgcactcccatgtttactgcCGTACTATTCAAGAAAGCCAAGTTATGGACTGAAcgtaagtgtccatcaacagatgaatggataaagaaattatggtacCTATACACAACGGAATATTATAtagtcataaaaaagaataaaatcctggtggcgcctgtggctcagtgagtaggatgctggcccctataccaagggtggcaggttcaaacccggccccagccaaattgcaacaaaaatttagccgggtgttgtggggggcgcctgtagtcccagctacttgggaggctgaagcaaaagaatcacctaagcccaagagctggaggttgctgtgagccgtaacgccacagcactctaccgagggcgacaaagtaagactctgtctctcaaaaaaaaaaaaaaaaagaatgaaatcctgccaccTGCAACACCATGGATGGAACcggaaaacattatgttaagtgaaataagccaagcacagaaagacaaatctcacatgttctcactcacatgtggaagctaaatattaaaaacagttgatctcatggagacagagtagaatgatggttactagaGGCTTGGAAGGGTAGCAGGGAGGGGGGATAAAGTGAGGACAGTTAGATGGTTAAATACTATGAACAATAATCgatagcacagcaaagtgactataatcaacagtaAGTTAGCGTAtgctttaaaacaattaaaagggTGGAATTGGAGCCAGGCGACgcggttcacacctgtaatcccagcattctgcgCAGCCGAGATGGGTGGAGTCTCAtcctcggtatagggggctggcgccctactcgctgagccacaagctccgccctctttttttttttttttgtttggagactgagtctcgctTTATTGCCCCGGGTGGATTGCTGTGGTTTCattgctcagagcaacctcaaacccctaggctcaagcaattctcttgcctcagctcccaagtagctgggactacaggcgcccgtcacaatacccagctatttttagagacggggtcttgctcttgctcagcctggtccgAAACccattagctcaggcaatccacccacctaaggcgattctcttgcctcgggagactgaggcaagagaatcacctaagcccaggagttggaggttgctgtgagctgtgtgacaccacggcccctctactgagggcgataaagtgagactttgtctctaaaaaagaaaaaaaaaaatgcctcgcgcccgtagcacagtggttacagcgccaaccaaaaaactgaggctggtgggttcgaacccggcctgggccagctaaacaacaaggacaactgcaacaaaaaatagtcaggagttgtggcaggcgcctgtagtcccagtgccgccccaaatgaataatttttttaaaaacatggtaccccggcttggtgcctgtagctcaaacagctaaggcgccagccacatacacctaagctggtgggttcaaatccagcctggccgacaaacaacaatgatggctgcaaccaaaaaatagccgggccttgtggcagacgcctgtagtcccaggtacttgagaggcggaggcaggagaatcgcttgagcccaggagtcaaaggttgctgtgagctatgatgccacagcactctacccagggcaacagcctgaggctctgtctcaaaaaaaaagaaaaatggtaccCCTTGATTTTTCTAGCTAGAAGTCATACTACATCCTCAACTCCTATTACTCATATAGCCCATTAAACCcttttgtatattatatatatgtacatatctttCTTAGTGATTAATAATTGTTGCCTCCCTTCTATACCACTCACAATATGTAGCACAATACTTTGAGCATAGtagatgttcagtaaatattgaCTGATTACTTGAAGTCACAAGAGACAAAGACAGACCAGAAAGGCCATGTCTATGCTACTtaatatgtatttgaaaataaaagagaacttaGTAATCATCTAACTTTCCctacattttgcagatgagaaagctgaagtCTGGAGATTTTCTCAGTTACATAATTAATTAGTAGCATCCTAAAATCTAGACATCAGATCTACCTTCCCATCCTTAGCTTTTCACAATATATCACAATgacttcttattttctattttatctgcGTGTTTTCCTTGGCTTTGGAGGGAACTTCCAATGGCAGGGATCAAATCTGTTCGCATAGATACTTAATCCTCGCTTCCAGATAATATGTATgacactgggcagtgcctgtggctcagtgggaagggcgctggccccatatactgagggtggcaggttcaaacctggccctggccaaactgcaacaaaaacagcccggcgttgtggtgggcgcctgtagtcccagctactgggaggctgaggcaagagaatcgcctaagcccaggagttggaggttgctgtgagctgtgacgccatagcactctattgagggtgataaaggtgagactctgtctctacaaaaaatatgtatGAGACATACAAATTTCTTCATACACATTCCAAGGAACTTAAATTCTTCCTCAGCAAAATCTTTTTAGGACACCCTTCCACCACCATCTCTTCCACTCATCCTGCTGTCAGAAACCTGCATAACAGTgatcctttcccttccttcatctactgttttctttttccagaagtAGGGAGGTCTACTGATGGCTTACAGTCCTGTGTTGGGGAGCTGATTTAGCaagggaaagtaaaaaaaaaatccatcagtcCACCAGCCCATCATAGCCCAGGAGCTTGAAATTTAACAATCACAACTAAATACAGAAGCTcaaggctgggcacccatagcttagtgtttagggcgccagccacatacaccagggctggtgggttcaaaccttgcctgggcctgctaaacaaacaaaaaataataaaataaaataaaaaatagctgggcgttgtggcaggcacctatagtcccagctactgggaggctgaggcaagagaatcacttgagcccagaagtttgaggttgctgtgagctgtgacaccacagcacggtgacaaagtgagactccatctcaattaaaaaatatatatatagaagttcAAGATCTAAGAATAGTCTTTATCAACATGCAAAGGTACTACTTCAACGTGCAGAAAATTACCTGTTCAGCACAGAAAAAGAATCCCCAAAAGTTAACACCGGATAAAACATTAGAGATCATccacttttcttcctgatttttccaaatgaggaaactggagcTTTGAGAGATGAAGAAACTTGTACAGTTACCAACAAGGTGGTAGCAGGGCTAGGACTAGACTCCCAGTCTCCTGCCTCCAAAACAGCTATTCTTTATGTACTGGCAACATGAGCATCTAGCAAAACACCATCATAAAGTAGCCTCTTCCTAAGCCATCAGCAATGAAAAATATACtattcaaatcctgcctcttctCTCTGGCAATATTTTCCTTGgcatttctttctgtgttctctctctctcctctgtttcTGTGGATCTCTTTGAGATTTGAAACTGAACTATGTGTGGCATACCTGCATgattctcttgattttttttctctaagctACTATTTTCCTGTCCAAAGGCAAACACGTATAAGGCAATAAGACTCTCTTGGTGACCTTTACGGAAAAGAATACTTGAAATTTCTATATGAGAGAAGCAGAATCTCCCTCCTAACCTATCCAGTCAATTAAATGagtctctgccccccacccccccttaaccaatcctgaaaaaaaaaagatcaatctTATTTCTCCATCACCACTGTGCAGGAAGGCTGCTAACCAGTCAGAATCTGCCACTAGCAGTTATCAGAAAAACTGGCCAATCAGGCCAACCTTGTTACATGGTCTGGTAGGAAAAGAAAGGGACTGATTGGAAAGGATAGTTCTGGCTCCACACCCTTTCCTTCCTGGACCCCAGTTTTCCTTCTGTGAGACGACAGACCCTTTCCCCAAGTCCATAATTCACAGGAACCCTAGATCCTCACCTAATCTTCTCTTGGACCatcttttgttgttttcaaattcattcctCTTCTCAGATCCGTCCATCCACTTTTTGTAGTCTCACTGTACCCCTATGCATGTAATTTCTGGCTTCAAAACCTGTAGAACTGGCCCCCAGGATTCTCAGCTTCCCCACAAATCTCTACTCACCAGCATGTCAAACAACTTTATTTTGTATGATTTACATAGGTGAGAAAGTTTTTTAAGTGATAGTTGAATCTCTTTCATGAGATACCCTCTCAAGGGCCTTGCAATAAACAGTCTCCAGGGAGCAATGCAGAATTGGGTTGCAACACTCCTAACTATAATAACAaaagtgatgatgatggtggtggtgatgatgatgctAGCAATTATTGAACTCTCACTGGATACCAAGTACCTTGCTAAAAGCTTCATGTACATTATcgcaatattggctgtggggtgAGCACTATCATTATTCCCAATTTACATGGAAAGAAATCGATTTAGAGTGATTAAacagcttgcccaaggtcacacagcgaTTTGGGAACGGAGGATTGTCTGAATCCGGAGTCCTCTGTGGTATAGGGTTAGAGAGTATTAAATGTTGCGGGCTGTATGTAATAACTTTTAGGAGGAGCCAGCTTCTCAGCCCTGGTGGATGTGAAGCTGAGAGCCTTGTTGGCGGGATGGCGGGTGTCTAGGGACTTCAGGAGATAAACTCAAGTCCTTGCTAGCCTGTCGTCCATTCCCCCCCCCTCCCCGGCAGCATCTACACAGTATGTGGCCCCGCTTGGTACTTGGGTAAATACCTGTTGACTGAATCCCAAGGGTCCCTGTCCGATTCTCCACTTTCCCGCCCGCTCCAGGTGCAATCAACAAGCAGATGCGGAGAGAGATTTGGACATTTCAAGAAACCTGAGAGAATCCTAATCGAGCCGGAACCGTGAATTTAGGAAAGGCAAACCGTCCCCCACCCTTCTCTCCTCGCCCGCTTCTCCTATTTCTCCtcactccttccccctccctttcagGAGCTTAGGACCATAAAAATGCAGATGGAGGATCGGTGTGAAATAACGGGCCCATATAAATCCCTCTGCCGCCCGCCTGCAAGATGGATTGGCCGCATTGAAATTCCTCCGCGAGGATAATTAAACTCAGGGCCTCATCCGGGCAAAATTACATTCCTGTAATGGCGTCGCTCGGGGTCCCGGGAAATTGCTCCGCGGGCTTTCAGCAGCGGTTTTTATCGCCGGCCGGGGTGTGCCTGGCTGCGGCTCGCCTCTCCTCCGGGACCGTAAAGCTGCTGCCGTGATTTATCCTCCCCTTCTCCCAAATCCGATTAAATGGAGGCGCTCGGGGCCGGGCGCTGCGGGGCCGGGGAGCCGGGAGGGGCAGCGGGAAGGACGGGGCCAAGGAGGGGAGGACAAACGGCCCCACAGAGGGTGGCGGATTTGGCTTTATTTACAGCCgcggctttctttttattttttattttttatggggTTTGGTGAGCTTTTTCCCAT includes:
- the LOC128560865 gene encoding Golgi phosphoprotein 3-like — translated: MRSRIYLEPPTMRKKRLLDRKVLLKSDIPTGDVLLDETLKHIKATEPTETVQTWIELLTGETWNPFKLQYQLRNVRERIAKNLVEKGILTTEKQNFLLFDMTTHPVTNITEKQRLVKKLQDSVLERWVNDPQRMDKRTLALLVLAHSSDVLENVFSSLTDDKYDVAMNRAKDLVELDPEVEGIKHSATEMIWAVLAAFNKS